A single genomic interval of Granulicella tundricola MP5ACTX9 harbors:
- a CDS encoding Fe2+-dependent dioxygenase: MLLAIEDVLTKELVNEARRVLAGAEWVDGRVTAGYQASEVKRNAQVKEGTAEANAVGEMVLTGLARSPRFMSAALPLRVFPPMFNSYAGGQTFGTHVDTAIRQVSTTGQRIRTDLSATLFLTEPDEYDGGELVVEDSYGEHKVKLPAGHMVLYPATSLHRVEPVTRGNRVSSFFWIQSMVRHDAQRTLLFDLDSSIQRLAGVEGDEVKASAVQLTGVYHNLLRQWSEM; encoded by the coding sequence TTGCCGGGGCCGAGTGGGTGGATGGGCGCGTGACCGCCGGCTACCAGGCCAGTGAAGTGAAGCGCAATGCTCAGGTGAAGGAAGGGACGGCTGAGGCGAACGCCGTCGGCGAGATGGTGCTGACAGGACTGGCAAGGAGTCCGCGCTTCATGTCTGCCGCACTGCCGTTGCGGGTGTTTCCTCCGATGTTCAATAGCTACGCGGGCGGCCAAACGTTCGGGACGCATGTGGATACGGCGATCCGGCAGGTTTCGACTACGGGCCAGAGGATCAGGACGGATCTCTCCGCGACGCTGTTTCTGACGGAGCCGGATGAGTATGACGGTGGGGAGCTTGTTGTTGAAGACTCTTATGGCGAGCACAAGGTGAAGCTGCCTGCAGGTCACATGGTGTTGTATCCGGCGACGAGTCTGCATCGCGTTGAGCCTGTCACGCGCGGCAACCGGGTGAGCAGCTTCTTCTGGATTCAGAGCATGGTGCGCCATGACGCGCAGAGGACTCTGCTGTTCGATCTGGATAGCTCAATCCAGAGGCTTGCGGGGGTTGAAGGTGATGAAGTCAAGGCTTCTGCGGTGCAGTTGACGGGGGTTTATCACAACCTGCTGAGGCAGTGGTCGGAGATGTAA